The proteins below are encoded in one region of Podarcis raffonei isolate rPodRaf1 chromosome 6, rPodRaf1.pri, whole genome shotgun sequence:
- the YWHAB gene encoding 14-3-3 protein beta/alpha, producing MDKSELVQKAKLAEQAERYDDMAAAMKAVTEQGHELSNEERNLLSVAYKNVVGARRSSWRVISSIEQKTERNEKKQQMGREYREKIEAELKDICNDVLELLDKYLIANATQPESKVFYLKMKGDYYRYLSEVASGESKQTTVANSQQAYQEAFEISKKEMQPTHPIRLGLALNFSVFYYEILNSPEKACSLAKTAFDEAIAELDTLNEESYKDSTLIMQLLRDNLTLWTSENQGDEGEAGEGEN from the exons ATGGATAAAAGTGAGTTGGTACAGAAGGCCAAACTTGCTGAGCAGGCAGAGCGCTATGATGATATGGCTGCAGCCATGAAGGCTGTCACTGAGCAGGGACATGAGCTGTCCAATGAAGAAAGGAATCTACTCTCTGTTGCCTACAAGAACGTGGTTGGTGCCCGTCGCTCTTCGTGGCGTGTCATCTCCAGCATTGAACAGAAGACGGAAAGAAATGAGAAGAAACAGCAGATGGGAAGAGAATATCGTGAGAAGATTGAGGCTGAACTGAAGGACATCTGCAATGATGTTCTG GAACTGCTGGATAAGTACCTTATTGCTAATGCCACACAGCCAGAAAGCAAAGTCTTCTATTTGAAAATGAAAGGAGATTACTATAGATACCTTTCAGAAGTGGCATCTGGAGAAAGCAAGCAAA CAACAGTAGCAAATTCTCAGCAAGCATATCAGGAAGCATTTGAAATCAGCAAGAAAGAGATGCAACCAACACATCCTATTCGACTTGGTCTGGCACTTAATTTCTCTGTGTTCTACTATGAGATACTAAACTCACCAGAGAAAGCCTGCAGTCTGGCAAAGACG GCATTTGATGAAGCAATAGCTGAACTGGACACACTGAATGAAGAATCTTACAAAGATAGTACTCTGATTATGCAGCTACTTAGAGATAACCTTACT CTATGGACATCGGAAAACCAGGGAGATGAAGGGGAAGCTGGGGAGGGCGAGAACTAA